One part of the Algibacter sp. L1A34 genome encodes these proteins:
- the thiC gene encoding phosphomethylpyrimidine synthase ThiC — translation MKTKDTAPKQDGITRNPFPNSNKIYVKGKIHPQIKVAMREISLSDTTDSLTKKKTPNQPITVYDTSGPYTDPNKAIDVHTGIERIRESWILERGDVEQLSGFSSKYCNERLNDSSLDHMRFSHLKMPLRARTGQNVTQLHYAKKGIITPEMEYIAIRENQRIDEMTEIRKQHKGEHFGASIPDKITPEFVRSEVARGRAVIPSNINHPEAEPMILGRNFLVKINANIGNSATTSSIEEEVEKAVWACRWGADNIMDLSTGQNIHETREWIVRNSPVPVGTVPIYQALEKVNGVAEDLTWEIFRDTLIEQAEQGVDYFTIHAGVLLRYVPMTAKRVTGIVSRGGSIMAKWCLAHHKESFLYTHFEDICEILKSYDVAFSLGDGLRPGSVADANDEAQFAELETLGELTQIARKHEVQCFIEGPGHVPMHMIKENMEKQIELCDEAPFYTLGPLTTDIAPGYDHITSGIGAAMIGWYGCAMLCYVTPKEHLGLPNKEDVRVGVVTYKLAAHAADLAKGHPGSQHRDNALSMARFEFRWEDQFNLGLDPERAREYHDETLPAEGAKIAHFCSMCGPKFCSMKISQEVRDFAAENDIVDNEVIAKGFKEKSKEFKDKGSEVYL, via the coding sequence ATGAAAACAAAAGACACTGCACCAAAACAAGACGGAATAACAAGAAACCCTTTCCCAAATTCTAATAAAATTTACGTGAAAGGAAAAATTCACCCGCAAATTAAAGTAGCCATGCGTGAAATTTCTTTAAGTGATACTACAGATTCGTTGACGAAAAAGAAAACACCAAACCAGCCTATAACTGTTTACGATACCTCTGGCCCATATACAGACCCTAATAAAGCCATCGATGTACACACCGGTATAGAAAGAATTCGCGAAAGCTGGATTCTAGAACGTGGAGATGTCGAGCAATTAAGCGGTTTTTCTTCAAAATATTGTAACGAGCGTTTAAATGATTCTAGCTTAGACCACATGCGCTTTTCGCATCTAAAAATGCCATTGCGTGCCAGAACAGGACAAAACGTAACACAATTACATTACGCTAAAAAAGGCATTATTACTCCAGAAATGGAATACATCGCTATTCGTGAAAACCAACGAATTGATGAAATGACCGAGATTAGAAAACAACATAAAGGCGAACACTTTGGCGCTTCTATTCCAGATAAAATTACACCAGAATTTGTACGATCAGAAGTAGCAAGAGGTCGTGCAGTAATCCCTTCAAACATAAACCACCCAGAAGCAGAACCTATGATTTTGGGTCGTAATTTCTTGGTGAAAATAAACGCCAACATTGGAAATTCTGCCACAACCTCATCCATTGAGGAAGAAGTAGAAAAAGCCGTTTGGGCTTGCCGTTGGGGCGCAGATAATATCATGGATTTATCTACTGGGCAAAATATTCACGAAACACGCGAGTGGATTGTACGCAACTCACCTGTTCCTGTCGGTACCGTGCCAATTTACCAAGCTTTAGAAAAAGTTAATGGCGTTGCCGAAGATTTAACATGGGAAATTTTCCGTGATACATTAATAGAACAAGCCGAACAGGGTGTAGATTATTTCACAATTCACGCTGGCGTATTGCTTCGTTACGTGCCTATGACGGCAAAACGTGTTACCGGTATTGTATCTCGTGGTGGTTCCATTATGGCAAAATGGTGCTTAGCTCACCATAAAGAAAGTTTTTTATACACACATTTTGAAGATATTTGCGAAATTTTAAAATCTTACGATGTCGCTTTTTCTCTTGGTGACGGATTACGTCCAGGCTCTGTTGCAGATGCGAATGATGAAGCACAATTTGCAGAATTAGAAACCCTTGGCGAGTTAACACAAATAGCCCGCAAGCACGAAGTACAGTGTTTTATAGAAGGTCCAGGTCACGTGCCCATGCACATGATTAAAGAAAATATGGAGAAACAAATTGAACTTTGCGACGAGGCTCCTTTTTACACACTAGGCCCTTTAACAACCGATATTGCTCCAGGTTACGACCATATTACATCTGGTATTGGTGCCGCCATGATTGGTTGGTACGGTTGCGCGATGCTTTGTTACGTAACTCCAAAAGAACACTTGGGTTTACCTAATAAAGAAGATGTTCGTGTTGGTGTGGTTACTTATAAATTAGCTGCCCATGCTGCCGATTTAGCTAAAGGTCATCCTGGTTCTCAACATAGAGATAACGCCTTGAGTATGGCACGTTTCGAGTTCCGGTGGGAAGATCAATTTAACCTTGGTTTAGATCCAGAACGTGCTCGCGAATATCACGATGAAACACTTCCTGCCGAAGGTGCAAAAATTGCGCATTTCTGTTCTATGTGTGGTCCAAAATTTTGTTCCATGAAAATTTCTCAGGAAGTACGAGACTTTGCAGCCGAAAACGACATTGTAGATAACGAGGTTATTGCAAAAGGTTTCAAAGAAAAGTCAAAAGAGTTTAAAGATAAAGGATCTGAAGTATATTTGTAG
- a CDS encoding thiazole synthase — protein MNNKLQIADKTFSSRLFTGTGKFSSSKLMKAALLASESELVTVALKRVDVQDREDDILSHLNHPRINLLPNTSGVRNAKEAVFAAQLSREALETNWIKLEIHPDPKYLLPDPIETLKAAEELVKLGFVVMPYIHADPVLCKRLEEVGTQCVMPLGAPIGSNKGLKTQDFLEIIIDQSNIPVIVDAGIGAPSHAAYAMELGADAVLVNTAIAVSQNPTDMAIAFKMAVEAGRMAYKAKLAPIVHKKAEASSPLTSFLN, from the coding sequence ATGAATAATAAATTACAAATAGCAGATAAAACATTTAGCTCAAGATTATTTACTGGAACTGGAAAATTTAGCTCGTCTAAATTAATGAAAGCGGCCTTATTAGCTTCGGAAAGTGAGTTGGTAACTGTGGCGCTAAAACGTGTAGATGTACAAGATAGAGAAGATGATATTTTATCACATTTAAATCATCCTAGAATTAATCTATTACCCAATACATCTGGTGTACGAAATGCAAAAGAAGCCGTTTTTGCAGCACAATTATCTCGTGAAGCATTAGAAACCAATTGGATTAAATTAGAAATTCATCCCGATCCAAAGTATTTATTACCAGACCCTATAGAAACATTAAAAGCAGCCGAGGAACTTGTGAAATTAGGTTTTGTTGTGATGCCTTATATCCATGCCGACCCTGTTTTATGTAAGCGCTTAGAAGAAGTTGGTACACAATGTGTCATGCCTTTAGGTGCGCCTATTGGTAGTAATAAAGGTTTAAAAACTCAAGATTTTCTCGAAATTATAATCGACCAAAGTAATATTCCTGTAATTGTAGATGCTGGTATTGGTGCACCATCGCATGCCGCTTACGCTATGGAGCTAGGAGCCGATGCTGTTTTAGTAAACACCGCTATTGCAGTTTCTCAAAACCCAACCGACATGGCTATTGCTTTTAAAATGGCCGTAGAAGCTGGACGCATGGCCTATAAAGCAAAACTTGCTCCAATAGTGCATAAAAAAGCAGAAGCAAGTAGTCCGTTAACAAGTTTTTTGAATTAA
- a CDS encoding thiol-disulfide oxidoreductase DCC family protein encodes MYFGVPKHKKLILFDGVCNLCNSSVQYVIKRDKNEQFLFTALQSDVGKEILEYYKIDTKKVDSILLYTPEKGIDYKSTAALKVGFSLGFPENLMGIFLIIPAFIRNWVYDFIAKNRYKWYGKKESCMIPTVELKNRFLE; translated from the coding sequence ATGTATTTTGGAGTCCCTAAACATAAAAAACTTATACTATTCGATGGTGTTTGCAACCTTTGTAACAGCAGCGTACAATATGTAATAAAACGTGATAAAAACGAACAATTTTTATTTACAGCACTACAAAGTGATGTTGGAAAAGAAATCCTTGAGTATTATAAAATTGACACTAAAAAAGTAGATTCTATTTTACTCTATACACCCGAGAAAGGAATTGATTATAAATCTACGGCTGCACTAAAAGTAGGTTTTTCATTAGGCTTTCCTGAGAATTTAATGGGTATATTCCTTATCATTCCCGCTTTTATCAGAAATTGGGTTTACGATTTTATTGCAAAAAATCGTTATAAATGGTATGGTAAAAAAGAATCATGTATGATACCTACAGTTGAATTAAAAAATCGGTTTTTAGAGTAA
- a CDS encoding helix-turn-helix domain-containing protein, translating into MADNKELELAWEFVNNTNRSIFLTGKAGTGKTTFLHRLKMDCLKRLVVVAPTGVAAINAKGVTIHSFFQMPFGPILPDTDLNASKSFNRKFNKTKIDIIRSMDLLVIDEISMVRADLLDGIDRTLRRFKNRNKVFGGVQVLMIGDLQQLSPVIKESEWHLLKPFYKNGFFFSSLAYQACDAVTIELKHIYRQDNPVFINILNEIRNNVLSEASATELNKRYIPDFTPKPDAGYISLTTHNNKAEATNITELNKIDGRNRFYKAKVEGKFPEYAFPNNEALELKVGAQVMFVKNDSNPEKRYFNGKIGKIIHLDQDEVVVHCPDDEFNIVTTPEVWENINYTVDTETKAISENKIGSYTQMPLRLAWSITIHKSQGLTFEKAIIDAQGAFAHGQTYVALSRCKSLEGLVLKSKIHSSQIISDANVITFNKNAEANEPDEAVLELSQKNFQLDLIVEVFDFYPFLYPANRILDVYYKNRGSIEGNVEVPLLAIKTAITTFLKVSNGFNAQLKELSKTERLPDASALIQERFKKAIAYFKVETETHFVEQLKLLNFTTDNQTIDKDLVKALDLLEELLAAKILFFNGLTDGFSAKKLLELRAKSKFLAKDKPKKARKTVIDGTANVELFELLRVLRNEIAEKNDLIHYQVFNQKTLYEMCETLPLSKAELLEVNGMGKTRVEKYGTEILKVIKGYCDENDIDTNVDKIDFTEEKAVEKPKKPKVDTKKVSLELHKAGKTIFEIAKERDLTTNTIFRHLSNFIDSGEIKISDLIPLDHYNELKEIIPKKTFETVTDLKQQVDKKYSYDELRLVLKVLNET; encoded by the coding sequence ATGGCAGATAATAAAGAATTAGAATTGGCTTGGGAATTTGTGAACAACACAAACCGGTCAATTTTTTTAACGGGAAAAGCGGGAACGGGAAAAACAACGTTTCTACACCGCTTAAAAATGGATTGCTTAAAGCGCTTAGTAGTAGTAGCACCAACGGGTGTGGCCGCAATAAACGCGAAGGGCGTGACGATACATTCCTTTTTCCAGATGCCTTTTGGTCCTATTTTACCCGATACAGATTTAAACGCTTCGAAGAGTTTTAATCGAAAATTTAATAAAACTAAAATCGATATTATTAGGTCGATGGACCTACTGGTTATTGACGAAATTAGTATGGTTCGTGCCGATTTACTCGATGGTATTGACCGCACATTACGTCGTTTTAAAAACAGAAATAAAGTTTTTGGTGGTGTGCAAGTGCTCATGATAGGAGATTTACAACAACTTTCTCCAGTAATTAAAGAGAGTGAATGGCATTTATTGAAACCTTTTTACAAGAATGGATTCTTTTTTAGCAGCTTAGCTTATCAAGCTTGCGACGCGGTGACCATTGAGTTAAAACATATTTACAGACAGGATAATCCTGTATTTATTAATATTTTAAATGAAATTAGAAATAATGTGCTTTCTGAAGCTTCGGCAACGGAATTAAATAAACGTTATATTCCTGATTTTACGCCTAAGCCTGATGCTGGCTATATTTCACTAACCACGCACAACAACAAAGCAGAGGCTACAAATATTACGGAATTAAATAAAATTGACGGTAGAAATCGATTTTACAAAGCCAAAGTTGAGGGTAAATTCCCTGAATATGCTTTCCCTAATAATGAAGCTTTAGAGCTTAAGGTTGGTGCGCAGGTTATGTTTGTTAAAAACGACAGCAACCCAGAAAAGCGATATTTTAATGGGAAAATTGGTAAAATTATCCATTTAGATCAAGATGAAGTTGTGGTGCATTGCCCCGACGATGAGTTTAATATAGTGACGACTCCGGAGGTTTGGGAAAATATAAATTATACCGTTGATACGGAAACCAAGGCTATTTCGGAAAACAAAATTGGCTCTTACACCCAAATGCCATTACGTTTGGCTTGGTCTATCACCATACACAAAAGTCAGGGTTTAACTTTTGAAAAAGCCATTATTGACGCTCAAGGTGCTTTTGCTCATGGACAAACGTATGTAGCTCTAAGCCGCTGTAAATCTCTAGAAGGATTGGTTTTAAAAAGTAAAATACATTCTAGCCAAATTATTAGTGATGCCAACGTAATTACTTTTAATAAAAATGCAGAAGCTAATGAACCTGATGAAGCTGTTTTAGAGTTATCGCAGAAAAATTTTCAGTTGGATTTAATTGTTGAAGTATTCGATTTTTATCCGTTTTTATATCCGGCAAATCGAATTTTAGATGTCTATTACAAAAATCGTGGAAGTATTGAAGGTAATGTTGAAGTGCCTTTACTTGCAATAAAAACCGCCATTACCACCTTTTTGAAAGTAAGTAATGGATTTAACGCGCAATTAAAGGAATTGTCTAAAACCGAGCGTTTACCAGATGCTAGTGCTTTAATACAAGAGCGTTTTAAAAAGGCTATAGCCTATTTTAAAGTGGAAACTGAAACGCATTTTGTAGAACAATTGAAATTACTTAATTTCACTACTGATAATCAAACAATTGACAAAGATTTAGTTAAGGCTCTTGATTTACTCGAAGAGTTATTAGCTGCCAAGATTTTATTTTTTAATGGTTTAACAGATGGGTTTTCTGCTAAAAAACTTTTAGAGTTACGAGCTAAATCAAAGTTTTTAGCTAAAGACAAACCTAAAAAAGCAAGAAAAACGGTTATTGATGGAACAGCTAATGTAGAATTATTTGAATTACTCCGTGTGCTTAGAAATGAGATTGCCGAGAAAAACGATTTAATTCATTATCAAGTTTTCAATCAAAAAACACTTTACGAAATGTGCGAAACCTTACCTTTAAGTAAAGCAGAACTGCTTGAAGTAAATGGCATGGGAAAAACACGTGTAGAAAAATATGGCACCGAAATTTTAAAAGTTATTAAAGGGTATTGTGATGAAAATGATATTGATACCAATGTCGATAAAATTGATTTTACCGAAGAAAAGGCTGTAGAAAAACCTAAAAAACCAAAAGTTGACACGAAAAAAGTATCATTAGAATTACATAAGGCAGGGAAAACTATTTTTGAAATTGCTAAGGAACGTGATTTAACTACAAACACTATTTTTAGACATTTATCGAATTTTATTGATTCGGGTGAAATAAAAATTAGTGATTTAATACCTTTAGATCATTATAACGAGCTGAAAGAAATTATTCCTAAAAAAACCTTTGAAACCGTAACGGATTTAAAGCAGCAAGTGGATAAAAAATATAGTTATGATGAACTACGCTTGGTATTAAAGGTTTTAAATGAAACTTAG
- the thiE gene encoding thiamine phosphate synthase encodes MIAKLHYISQGATPQEHLTNIHSACAAGAELIQLRLKKYDLKTVLETAKKAREITEHFQTRLIINDYYKIAAEVKADGVHLGKSDTSPTIARKGLASWQIIGGTASTLADCKKLIDQKVDYIGLGPFRFTETKENLSPVLGEEGYKTILESLKTDIPVIAIGGITLNDILDIMITGVYGIAVSGEITSDFNKISKFKELINGGTTEEQRWKPEEK; translated from the coding sequence ATGATAGCTAAATTACATTACATATCGCAAGGCGCAACGCCACAAGAACATTTAACAAATATCCATAGTGCTTGTGCTGCTGGAGCCGAATTGATTCAGTTGCGCTTAAAGAAATACGACCTTAAAACTGTTTTAGAAACTGCAAAAAAAGCGAGAGAAATTACAGAACATTTTCAAACACGCTTAATTATAAACGACTATTATAAAATAGCAGCCGAAGTTAAAGCCGATGGTGTGCATTTAGGTAAATCGGATACTTCCCCAACTATTGCCCGAAAAGGATTGGCATCTTGGCAAATTATTGGAGGAACCGCTAGCACACTTGCTGATTGCAAAAAATTAATTGATCAAAAAGTAGATTATATAGGTTTGGGGCCTTTCCGTTTTACGGAAACAAAAGAAAACTTAAGCCCTGTTTTAGGAGAAGAAGGATACAAAACAATACTAGAATCCTTAAAAACAGATATTCCGGTTATCGCTATTGGTGGCATCACATTGAATGATATTTTAGATATTATGATAACAGGTGTTTACGGTATTGCCGTTTCGGGAGAAATCACAAGCGATTTCAATAAAATCTCAAAATTTAAAGAACTTATAAACGGAGGCACAACAGAGGAACAACGCTGGAAACCTGAAGAAAAATAA
- a CDS encoding thiamine phosphate synthase — MIVLIAPEHDIPNEIEILNQLFQEGLQYYHFRKPNKNYEEHCAYLNQIDKQYHNRIVVHYFHELINEFDLKGIHFQEQKRIDHIDNPGQYFKNLNMFGKSISSSFHEPKTLEDCEFEFDYHLLSPVFSSISKVGYEGRGFDVNHIDKFIIGMGGINADTIIETFKLGFKGVGVLGGIWNSNNPVKSFIELKTVYDTTII, encoded by the coding sequence ATGATAGTTTTAATAGCACCAGAACATGATATTCCAAACGAAATTGAAATACTTAACCAGTTGTTTCAAGAAGGTTTACAATACTATCATTTTAGAAAACCCAATAAAAACTATGAAGAACATTGCGCTTATTTAAATCAAATAGATAAACAATATCATAATAGAATTGTAGTGCATTATTTTCATGAACTAATTAATGAATTCGATTTAAAAGGCATTCACTTTCAAGAACAAAAACGGATAGATCATATAGATAATCCTGGACAGTATTTTAAAAATCTAAACATGTTTGGTAAAAGCATTAGTTCCTCTTTTCATGAACCAAAAACATTAGAAGATTGCGAATTCGAATTCGATTACCATTTATTAAGTCCCGTGTTTTCTTCTATTTCTAAAGTAGGCTACGAAGGGAGAGGTTTTGATGTAAACCATATAGATAAATTTATTATTGGTATGGGAGGTATTAACGCAGATACTATAATCGAAACTTTTAAATTAGGTTTTAAAGGTGTTGGAGTTTTGGGAGGTATATGGAATTCAAATAATCCCGTTAAAAGTTTCATAGAATTAAAAACAGTTTACGACACTACAATAATTTGA
- the thiH gene encoding 2-iminoacetate synthase ThiH, whose translation MSSFKNIFDTYNWDDTLQSIFSKTESDVLRALGNPKRDLEDFKALISPAAKPYLEQMAQLSKALTKKRFGNTIQMYSPMYLSNECQNICTYCGFSMTNKIARRTLTDAEILKEVTYIKSKGFDHILLVTGEANKTVGVDYFNNALKLIRSHFSNITIEVQPLYQNEYEQLIDNGLFAVLVYQETYHREEYKKHHPKGKKSNFDFRLDTPDRLGKAGIHKIGIGALFGLEDWRADSFFTALHLKYLQKTYWKTKYSISFPRLRPHSGGLDPKVEMTDPDLVQLICAFRLLDEDVELSMSTRESEVFRNNIVNLGITSISAESKTNPGGYAVAPESLEQFEISDERSTEEVTLMLKDQGLEVVWKDWSNNWE comes from the coding sequence ATGAGCAGTTTCAAAAACATATTTGACACTTACAATTGGGACGATACTCTACAGAGTATTTTTTCTAAAACAGAATCCGATGTTTTACGTGCTTTAGGAAACCCGAAACGCGATTTAGAAGATTTTAAAGCGTTAATTTCTCCTGCTGCAAAACCTTATTTAGAGCAAATGGCTCAGCTAAGTAAAGCGTTAACTAAAAAACGTTTTGGTAATACCATACAAATGTACTCGCCAATGTATTTAAGCAACGAGTGCCAAAATATTTGCACATATTGCGGATTTAGCATGACGAATAAAATTGCGCGTAGAACCTTAACCGATGCCGAAATTTTAAAAGAAGTTACTTACATCAAATCAAAAGGATTCGACCACATTCTACTAGTAACAGGCGAAGCCAACAAAACAGTTGGTGTGGATTATTTTAATAATGCATTAAAATTAATTCGTTCTCACTTCTCAAATATTACTATTGAAGTACAACCTTTATATCAAAATGAATATGAGCAATTAATTGATAATGGCTTATTTGCAGTTTTAGTTTATCAAGAAACTTATCATAGAGAAGAGTATAAAAAACACCACCCTAAAGGTAAAAAATCAAATTTCGATTTTAGATTAGACACGCCTGACCGACTAGGTAAAGCCGGAATTCATAAAATTGGTATAGGCGCTTTATTTGGCTTAGAAGATTGGCGAGCCGATAGTTTTTTTACCGCGTTACATTTAAAATATTTACAGAAAACATATTGGAAAACAAAATACTCCATATCCTTCCCTAGGCTTCGTCCACATTCTGGAGGGTTAGATCCAAAGGTAGAAATGACAGATCCAGATTTGGTGCAGTTAATTTGTGCTTTTAGGTTACTAGATGAAGATGTCGAACTGTCTATGTCTACACGTGAAAGTGAAGTATTTAGGAATAACATTGTGAATCTTGGCATTACATCAATTAGTGCAGAATCTAAAACAAATCCAGGAGGTTATGCTGTAGCACCAGAATCTTTAGAACAATTTGAAATTTCGGATGAGCGTTCTACAGAAGAAGTGACTTTAATGCTAAAAGATCAAGGACTAGAAGTGGTTTGGAAAGATTGGAGTAATAATTGGGAATAA
- the thiS gene encoding sulfur carrier protein ThiS: MINIKVNNATHQLNKECSLESILKKLEISTNGIALAVNLNIITRTDWKTQTLNDGDEVLIIKATQGG, from the coding sequence ATGATAAACATAAAGGTAAACAACGCAACACATCAATTAAATAAAGAATGCTCTCTAGAAAGCATTTTAAAAAAGTTAGAAATCTCGACGAACGGCATAGCACTTGCCGTAAACTTAAACATCATCACTAGAACCGACTGGAAAACTCAAACTCTTAATGATGGTGACGAGGTGTTAATCATAAAAGCCACTCAAGGCGGTTAA
- the moeB gene encoding HesA/MoeB/ThiF family protein — protein MNLSKAEHQQYNRHLILDEINESGQLKLKQAKVLIIGAGGLGCPILQYLAAAGIGTIGIADHDTIDQSNLQRQILYNHDDLGKYKAKVAASKLSRLNPFITFEVHLKKVTIENAIELFSKYDIIVDGSDNFPTRYLVNDAAVLANKPVIFGSIFKFEGQISVFNYKNGPTYRCLYPTPPKPNEVPNCSEIGVLGVLPGIIGSLQANEVLKTILQLGDVLSGKILTYNALSSEQLIFKFKKNEAISIEKLEDNYDGFCGISKEITEITFQDYAINKQNYNVLDVRTHAERNDYYFESLHIPLNELEARLQEIPKNKNLLVYCKSGVRSKAAITILLNHKFSKKVVNLKDGLDKYN, from the coding sequence ATGAATTTATCTAAAGCAGAACATCAACAATATAATCGCCATTTAATTTTAGATGAAATTAATGAATCTGGGCAATTAAAATTAAAACAAGCTAAAGTTTTAATCATTGGAGCTGGAGGTTTGGGCTGCCCAATTTTGCAATATTTAGCAGCTGCAGGTATTGGTACTATTGGCATTGCAGATCATGACACGATTGACCAAAGTAATTTGCAACGACAAATTTTATACAACCATGACGACTTAGGAAAGTATAAAGCTAAAGTTGCTGCGAGTAAATTATCTAGGTTAAATCCGTTTATTACTTTCGAAGTTCATCTAAAAAAAGTAACTATAGAAAATGCTATTGAACTCTTTTCTAAATACGATATTATAGTGGATGGCAGTGATAATTTCCCAACACGATATTTAGTAAATGACGCCGCTGTACTTGCTAATAAACCCGTAATTTTTGGATCTATTTTCAAGTTTGAAGGGCAAATATCTGTATTTAATTATAAAAACGGTCCAACCTACAGATGCCTATACCCTACTCCTCCAAAACCAAATGAGGTACCTAACTGCTCAGAGATTGGAGTTCTAGGCGTTTTGCCTGGTATTATTGGTAGCTTACAAGCCAATGAAGTCCTTAAAACAATATTACAATTGGGCGATGTTCTCTCTGGTAAAATTCTAACATACAACGCGCTTAGCTCTGAACAACTTATTTTTAAATTCAAAAAAAATGAAGCTATATCCATCGAAAAACTAGAAGATAACTATGATGGTTTTTGTGGCATATCTAAAGAAATAACGGAAATCACATTTCAGGATTACGCCATAAACAAACAAAATTATAACGTACTCGACGTAAGAACACATGCTGAACGAAATGATTATTATTTTGAGAGTCTCCATATTCCTTTAAACGAACTTGAAGCGCGTTTACAAGAAATCCCAAAAAACAAAAACCTTTTGGTATACTGTAAATCGGGTGTAAGAAGTAAAGCCGCCATTACAATTTTACTTAACCATAAATTCAGTAAAAAGGTTGTGAATTTGAAAGACGGTTTAGACAAATACAACTAA
- a CDS encoding hydroxymethylpyrimidine/phosphomethylpyrimidine kinase: protein MKKRPSILTIAGFDPSNGAGLTADIKTFEALKCYGLSVCTANTIQNDIEFKTCHWTEIILILNQMEILFNRFEINYVKIGIVENWEILSIIINRLQELNPEIKIVLDPVLKSSSDFSFHSNNSEKLDDILSKIYLLTPNYNEIQQLYPEKDIEETIAYISSKTNLFLKGGHRTDKIGRDVLYITNKKQFTLNPKSFNCSEKHGSGCVLSSAITSYLALGFPLLKACKEGKRYTEKFLNSNKSLLGFHSKK, encoded by the coding sequence TTGAAAAAACGACCAAGCATATTAACCATCGCAGGTTTCGATCCATCTAATGGAGCCGGACTAACTGCGGACATAAAAACATTTGAAGCTTTAAAATGTTATGGTTTATCTGTTTGCACAGCGAATACCATCCAGAATGACATAGAATTTAAAACCTGCCATTGGACAGAAATAATTCTTATTTTAAATCAAATGGAGATATTATTTAATCGTTTTGAAATCAATTATGTTAAAATTGGTATTGTAGAAAACTGGGAAATATTATCCATTATAATTAATAGATTGCAAGAACTAAATCCGGAAATTAAAATCGTTCTAGATCCTGTTTTAAAGTCAAGTTCAGACTTTAGTTTTCATTCTAATAATTCAGAAAAATTAGACGATATATTATCTAAAATATATCTATTAACACCTAATTACAATGAAATTCAACAATTATACCCAGAAAAAGATATAGAAGAAACAATTGCTTATATTTCATCAAAAACAAATCTATTTTTAAAGGGTGGTCACCGTACAGATAAAATAGGACGAGACGTTCTTTATATTACAAATAAAAAGCAATTTACTTTAAACCCAAAATCATTCAACTGCTCCGAAAAACATGGTAGTGGTTGTGTTTTATCTTCTGCTATAACGAGTTATTTAGCATTAGGATTTCCTTTGTTAAAAGCATGCAAAGAAGGTAAACGATACACCGAAAAATTTTTAAATTCTAATAAATCATTGTTAGGATTTCATTCAAAAAAATAA